One Phycisphaera mikurensis NBRC 102666 DNA window includes the following coding sequences:
- a CDS encoding RNA recognition motif domain-containing protein: protein MKMYVGNLAWRTTTEDLEALFSNYGSVSDAIVLTDRETGRSRGFGFVTMGDEDAKKAIDALDGSDFEGRPLRVNEAQERAPRSGGGGGYGGGGNRGGGGGGNRGGGGGGNRW from the coding sequence ATGAAGATGTACGTGGGCAATCTGGCTTGGCGGACGACGACGGAGGACCTTGAGGCCCTCTTCTCCAACTACGGCAGCGTTTCGGACGCCATCGTCCTGACGGACCGTGAGACCGGCCGCTCGCGCGGCTTCGGCTTCGTCACGATGGGTGACGAGGACGCCAAGAAGGCGATCGACGCCCTCGACGGCTCCGACTTCGAGGGCCGTCCCCTCCGCGTCAACGAGGCGCAGGAGCGGGCGCCCCGCAGCGGCGGCGGCGGCGGCTACGGCGGCGGCGGGAACCGCGGCGGCGGCGGCGGTGGCAACCGCGGCGGCGGCGGCGGTGGCAACCGCTGGTGA
- a CDS encoding LysM peptidoglycan-binding domain-containing protein: MARDTKVGMLLGLGIILLVGIFVSDHLRPAQEPPQQAAAGFAGAAMDRGQPAGESDAPAGGAAEVGFIPMGPPTPPPAGGGVASATTAFAAPLPAFRPETPAAGADEPLLVPRVAGPAVPAPALGGRGGERVLLVRTGDTLEQIAFELYGATGYAEALAVANPGAVDINGRLVAGSRLIVPDYAGAVPPGVAAAPPPPAPAAAAVVLPPPPAPELRAAPTPAETAAAEVRVEVRPGDSLSRLAARHLDDARRFEELYEANRDVLSSPDAVQAGMTLRLPAGETGRGVSASVAAAASPPRVAAPPATASVGGVGLYTVQPGDSLSRIASRVLGDPNRWNELYEANRDTLGSPDSVVVGQELRVPG; this comes from the coding sequence ATGGCCAGAGACACCAAAGTCGGGATGCTGCTGGGGCTGGGGATCATCCTCCTGGTCGGCATCTTCGTGTCCGACCACCTGCGTCCGGCCCAGGAGCCGCCGCAGCAGGCGGCGGCCGGGTTCGCCGGTGCCGCGATGGATCGCGGGCAGCCCGCGGGCGAGTCGGACGCTCCCGCGGGCGGCGCGGCCGAAGTCGGCTTCATCCCGATGGGCCCGCCCACGCCGCCGCCCGCGGGCGGCGGCGTGGCCTCCGCCACCACCGCCTTCGCCGCCCCGCTGCCGGCATTCCGGCCCGAGACGCCGGCCGCCGGTGCCGACGAGCCGCTGCTGGTCCCGCGGGTGGCCGGCCCGGCGGTGCCCGCGCCGGCCCTGGGCGGCCGCGGCGGCGAGCGGGTGCTGCTGGTCCGCACCGGCGACACGCTCGAACAGATCGCCTTCGAGCTCTACGGAGCCACGGGCTACGCCGAGGCGCTCGCGGTGGCGAACCCCGGCGCCGTCGACATCAACGGCCGGCTGGTCGCCGGCTCGCGGCTGATCGTTCCGGATTACGCCGGGGCCGTTCCGCCCGGGGTCGCCGCCGCCCCGCCGCCGCCGGCGCCCGCGGCGGCGGCCGTGGTGCTCCCGCCGCCGCCGGCGCCCGAGCTCCGGGCCGCCCCTACGCCGGCCGAGACGGCCGCTGCCGAGGTCCGCGTGGAGGTCCGCCCCGGCGACAGCCTCAGCCGCCTCGCCGCGCGGCACCTCGACGACGCCCGCCGCTTCGAGGAGCTCTACGAGGCCAACCGCGACGTGCTCAGCAGCCCCGACGCGGTGCAAGCCGGCATGACGCTGCGCCTGCCCGCGGGCGAGACGGGCCGCGGGGTCTCGGCTTCGGTGGCGGCCGCGGCCTCGCCGCCGCGGGTGGCTGCGCCGCCGGCGACGGCCTCCGTGGGCGGCGTCGGCCTCTACACGGTGCAACCCGGTGATTCGCTTTCGCGGATCGCCAGCCGGGTCCTCGGCGACCCGAACCGGTGGAACGAGCTCTACGAAGCGAACCGCGACACGCTCGGCTCGCCCGACAGTGTCGTCGTCGGCCAGGAGCTGCGCGTCCCCGGCTGA
- a CDS encoding peptidoglycan D,D-transpeptidase FtsI family protein, translated as MSAADASSASASGAATDAGPDAEAAPARRALLVSRGLMVLMSLALVALLGRVAQLQRTPDPRVLRVLDQQQTAGVLLARRGPLVDRRGRTLAETRVAWRLFVDPRLVEDHGIFSETLTRRVGLDPVEVERAMHRRPDSRYVIVAPRLAPAQLAAARSLASELRAVALEPYLVRDYPRGTTAGQVVGFTNSEGVGLEGMEAAAHAKLAARAGRATLLRDAGRRPLWLVDASAGAGEPAAYDTPADGRAVRLTLDLSLQEMAEDELDRQVAAFGAGSGQLVVLDPRNGDVLALAMWPRFDPAAAGTTRPEDRRNRVVADVFEPGSVMKPLVWAAATEAGAARREEVIDCTEKGWWKPERGPVLKDSHPNGKLSWDEVLIQSSNIGIAKVAERMGAEEVDRVLRAHGLGRPTGSGLPGELGGILRPVAGWSGTDLTRIPIGQAVAVTPLQMVVAYTPLANDGRLVPPRMVTPTGPDERRSAEIERRVLSPETAAATRGVLRRVMAEGTGRRADSDRWPVFGKTGTAQLPDLVKGGYKPGGYVATFIGGAPADAPRLLVGCFIHEPDVEIGYYGGSVAAPAATRFMERALAYLGVPEGLPLPEAGRAGDLARADDR; from the coding sequence ATGAGCGCGGCCGACGCGAGCTCGGCGTCCGCCAGCGGAGCCGCGACCGACGCCGGCCCGGACGCCGAGGCCGCGCCGGCGCGCCGGGCGCTGCTGGTCTCCCGCGGCCTGATGGTGCTGATGAGCCTGGCACTGGTGGCCCTGCTCGGCCGCGTCGCGCAGCTGCAGCGGACGCCCGACCCGCGCGTGCTCCGCGTGCTCGATCAGCAACAGACCGCCGGCGTGCTGCTGGCGCGGCGGGGCCCGCTGGTGGACCGCCGCGGCCGCACCCTCGCCGAGACCCGGGTCGCCTGGCGGCTCTTCGTCGACCCGCGGCTCGTGGAAGACCACGGCATCTTCTCGGAGACGCTGACCCGCCGCGTCGGCCTCGACCCGGTGGAGGTCGAGCGGGCGATGCACCGCCGGCCGGATTCCCGCTACGTCATCGTCGCCCCGAGGCTGGCGCCGGCGCAGCTCGCCGCGGCCCGGAGCCTGGCGTCGGAGCTGCGCGCGGTGGCGCTCGAGCCGTATCTGGTCCGCGACTACCCGCGGGGCACCACGGCCGGGCAGGTCGTCGGCTTCACCAACTCCGAGGGCGTCGGACTCGAGGGCATGGAGGCCGCCGCCCACGCGAAGCTCGCTGCGCGCGCCGGCCGCGCCACGCTGCTGCGCGACGCCGGGCGCCGGCCGCTCTGGCTCGTCGATGCCTCGGCCGGCGCGGGCGAGCCCGCGGCGTACGACACCCCCGCCGATGGCCGCGCCGTCCGGCTGACGCTCGACCTCTCGCTGCAGGAGATGGCCGAGGACGAACTCGACCGGCAGGTCGCGGCGTTCGGGGCGGGGTCCGGCCAGCTGGTGGTGCTCGACCCGCGCAACGGCGACGTGCTGGCCCTGGCGATGTGGCCGCGCTTCGATCCGGCCGCGGCGGGCACGACCAGGCCCGAGGACCGCCGCAACCGCGTCGTCGCCGACGTCTTCGAGCCCGGCTCGGTCATGAAGCCGCTGGTCTGGGCCGCCGCCACCGAGGCCGGAGCCGCCCGGCGGGAGGAGGTCATTGACTGCACGGAGAAGGGCTGGTGGAAGCCCGAGCGCGGGCCGGTCCTGAAGGATTCCCACCCCAACGGCAAGCTCAGCTGGGACGAGGTGCTGATCCAGAGCTCGAACATCGGCATCGCCAAGGTCGCGGAGCGGATGGGCGCGGAGGAGGTCGATCGCGTGCTGCGGGCCCACGGCCTCGGCCGCCCGACCGGCTCGGGCCTGCCCGGCGAGCTCGGCGGCATCCTCCGGCCGGTCGCCGGCTGGTCGGGCACCGATCTCACGCGGATCCCGATCGGCCAGGCCGTCGCCGTCACGCCGCTGCAGATGGTCGTCGCCTACACGCCGCTCGCCAACGACGGCCGGCTGGTCCCCCCGCGGATGGTGACGCCGACGGGCCCGGACGAGCGACGGTCCGCGGAGATCGAGCGGCGCGTGCTCTCCCCCGAGACCGCGGCGGCCACCCGCGGCGTGCTGCGCCGGGTGATGGCCGAGGGCACCGGCCGCAGAGCCGACAGCGACCGCTGGCCGGTGTTCGGCAAGACCGGCACGGCCCAGCTCCCCGACCTGGTCAAGGGCGGCTACAAGCCCGGCGGCTACGTCGCGACCTTCATCGGCGGAGCGCCCGCGGACGCCCCGCGGCTGCTGGTGGGCTGCTTCATCCACGAGCCCGACGTGGAGATCGGCTACTACGGCGGGTCGGTGGCGGCGCCCGCGGCGACGCGCTTCATGGAGCGGGCGCTCGCGTACCTCGGCGTGCCGGAAGGCCTCCCGCTCCCGGAAGCCGGACGCGCGGGCGATCTCGCCCGTGCCGACGACCGCTAG
- a CDS encoding aldo/keto reductase, which yields MLYRRFGRTELAMPVLSTGGMRYQDGWQDKPLDAVDPATTAMTRAVIERSMDVGITHVETARGYGPSERQLGTVLPELPRERLIVQTKIGPTDTAAEFTEHFEESLRRLRLDRVDLLAVHGINNAAVLDRAMRPGGCVEAARAIQSSGRAGHIGFSTHAPTPDLLSALDADDRGFDYVNLHFYFIFQRHRTAIERAVARDMGTFIISPTDKGGMLYDPPEKLVGLCDPLHPIVFNDLWTLTQPGVHTLSVGAARPSDFDLHLEAVRILEAGDAEAVLAPIVQRLGDAMEQAIGERDPEAHGAGGLPEALAAPGGLNLPVMLWLRNLALGWDMTTYGKKRFNMLGGADHWFPGAKGDTLADVPESELAAAVAGSPHAASIPAYLRQSVELLAGEAEKRLSES from the coding sequence ATGCTCTACCGCCGCTTCGGCCGCACCGAACTCGCGATGCCGGTCCTCTCCACCGGGGGCATGCGCTACCAGGACGGCTGGCAGGACAAGCCCCTCGACGCGGTCGACCCCGCCACCACCGCGATGACGCGGGCGGTGATCGAGCGGTCGATGGACGTGGGCATCACCCATGTCGAGACCGCTCGCGGCTACGGCCCCTCCGAGCGGCAGCTCGGCACGGTGCTGCCGGAGCTCCCGCGCGAGCGTCTCATCGTGCAGACGAAGATCGGTCCGACCGACACGGCCGCCGAGTTCACCGAGCACTTCGAGGAGTCGCTGCGGCGGCTCCGGCTCGACCGCGTCGACCTGCTCGCGGTCCACGGGATCAACAACGCCGCGGTGCTCGACCGGGCGATGCGGCCGGGCGGCTGCGTCGAGGCGGCGCGGGCGATCCAGAGCAGCGGCCGCGCGGGGCACATCGGCTTCTCGACGCACGCCCCCACGCCGGACCTCCTCAGCGCCCTCGATGCCGACGACCGCGGCTTCGATTACGTGAACCTGCACTTCTACTTCATCTTCCAGCGGCACCGCACCGCCATCGAGCGGGCGGTCGCGCGGGACATGGGCACCTTCATCATCAGCCCCACCGACAAGGGGGGGATGCTCTACGACCCGCCGGAGAAGCTCGTCGGGCTCTGCGACCCGCTGCACCCGATCGTCTTCAACGACCTCTGGACGCTGACGCAGCCCGGCGTCCACACGCTCTCGGTCGGGGCCGCCCGGCCGAGCGACTTCGACCTGCACCTCGAGGCGGTGCGGATCCTGGAGGCGGGCGACGCGGAGGCGGTGCTGGCCCCGATCGTGCAGCGGCTCGGCGACGCGATGGAGCAAGCCATCGGCGAACGCGATCCGGAGGCCCACGGCGCCGGTGGCCTGCCCGAGGCGCTCGCGGCACCCGGTGGGCTGAACCTGCCGGTGATGCTCTGGCTCCGCAATCTCGCGCTCGGCTGGGACATGACGACCTACGGGAAGAAGCGCTTCAACATGCTCGGCGGCGCCGACCACTGGTTCCCCGGTGCCAAAGGCGACACGCTGGCGGACGTGCCCGAATCCGAGCTCGCGGCGGCGGTGGCCGGGTCGCCGCACGCGGCGAGCATCCCCGCCTACCTGCGGCAGTCGGTGGAGCTGCTCGCGGGCGAGGCGGAGAAGCGCCTCAGCGAGAGCTGA
- a CDS encoding thioesterase domain-containing protein: MSDIRLDIDGSARHLANRRRNARALLLAAALLAAALFALPRVASSGWGNAWVLRQLNARILGTVAVESAEIGWLGGARVDGLVLRDPEGIPVVTGLEAEAASLGLLDLATGWATGRWPEADLSIRVADVRLQRSEAGRLNLARSLAAPPRPRGTGKAAASADAGPPPAGWRERVGWTGSGVARPPAVRVRLDVARGLWTPAPGAEATGFEAVEAGLDLRDADRLALELSGRTVRLGTTGRLRADLVLLNGRQPGGGIGWREAALEARAEASALPVALLGELTGSGGWAAAALGPTLGGRLAAEGTLALPEATLEVDAERLRGRLRLVRDGGDVRAAEGGELAWTLTPEAFAAIAPPAEASAGGWSLESAVTLRLGVDRLRLSEGAAGAQPEWASFRLAGDLEDAVLRGDGHRIGLLGGRLSLESRSLGRKTDLVIAGTADAGGSAGPQPARVRVSLLNARMPAGAGPPTLQVEALGLPTPLLGLLGPAGARSAETLGPTLGLSVEAVQTLPADRLRRRPEVVDLKIDVASRGMTGPVRLRLLEAGRAGSLSTPEPLRLRLEPAAVASLLPQIAAAGVTVERAVSAELDLRELRWSAPPGALPRAAGLSRRELFDAWLRNLDPARSGMMLGLQVPRVRLRGPGGGLVDLADLTLEADAHRLGGQPRLFADTRVVPADGGTTVLEPGSVRVEGSILGLVDDRQRVRPAGAEYLLEVVGDALPAATLDRVLGFGDRLPLLLGPVLAPSLVLDASPDHPLRVQAGFVSEHALVGLNAERRDDAFVLGGDGRLQLAISPAGADAVRGRLHPLTLDLVRGVPGEPLVLLPAAGARLRPDAGWAGWLPLIDGASVAAGGLEVRSDGWLLGGVERAVRQVAAGEGTLRGGSTVLRASPLTLSLDGGQLRHGPLWLSGEGLGLGLRGVAQAGPVREGLPAVEASAIQMRLALPAASVLRLAPEAARGVRPIDLYELPVGGWIGNPSVQGERFATDLLLSVGDAGGARGAIMSRWLGSLSAWDPPPAVRLLIAEAAEAERPAPGNHSDASSARSSD; the protein is encoded by the coding sequence ATGAGCGACATCCGTCTGGACATCGACGGGAGCGCCCGCCATCTCGCCAACCGCCGGCGTAACGCCCGCGCGCTGCTCCTCGCGGCGGCTCTGCTCGCGGCGGCGCTGTTCGCCCTGCCGCGCGTCGCCTCCAGCGGTTGGGGCAACGCCTGGGTGCTCCGGCAGCTCAACGCACGCATCTTGGGGACCGTGGCCGTCGAATCCGCCGAGATCGGCTGGCTCGGGGGCGCGCGGGTCGACGGCCTCGTGCTGCGTGACCCCGAGGGCATCCCGGTCGTGACGGGGCTGGAGGCGGAAGCCGCGTCGCTGGGGCTGCTGGACCTGGCCACCGGGTGGGCCACCGGACGCTGGCCGGAGGCGGACCTGAGCATCCGCGTGGCGGACGTGCGGCTGCAGCGCTCCGAGGCGGGGCGCCTCAACCTCGCTCGGAGCCTGGCCGCGCCGCCGCGCCCGCGTGGCACCGGGAAGGCGGCGGCGTCCGCGGACGCCGGACCGCCGCCGGCGGGCTGGCGGGAACGCGTCGGCTGGACGGGCTCGGGCGTGGCCCGCCCGCCGGCGGTCCGGGTGAGGCTGGACGTGGCCCGCGGGCTCTGGACGCCAGCGCCCGGAGCGGAGGCGACCGGCTTCGAGGCGGTCGAGGCGGGGCTGGACCTCCGCGACGCGGACCGGCTCGCGCTAGAGCTGAGCGGGCGGACGGTCCGCCTGGGCACGACCGGCCGGCTGCGCGCGGACCTGGTGCTGCTCAACGGCCGGCAGCCCGGCGGCGGCATCGGCTGGCGCGAGGCGGCGTTGGAGGCCCGGGCCGAGGCTTCCGCGCTCCCGGTCGCGCTGCTCGGGGAGCTGACCGGATCGGGGGGTTGGGCGGCGGCGGCGCTTGGGCCCACCCTCGGCGGGAGGCTCGCGGCGGAGGGCACGCTCGCCCTCCCCGAGGCGACGCTGGAGGTCGACGCGGAGCGTCTGCGGGGCCGCCTCCGGCTCGTGCGGGACGGCGGCGACGTCCGCGCCGCCGAGGGCGGGGAGCTGGCGTGGACGCTGACGCCCGAGGCCTTCGCGGCCATTGCCCCCCCGGCGGAAGCGAGCGCCGGTGGCTGGTCGCTGGAGTCTGCGGTGACGCTGCGGCTGGGCGTCGACCGGCTGCGGCTGAGCGAGGGCGCGGCCGGTGCCCAGCCCGAGTGGGCGTCCTTCCGCCTCGCGGGCGACCTGGAGGACGCGGTGCTGCGCGGCGACGGACACCGCATCGGCCTGCTGGGCGGACGCTTGAGCCTGGAGAGCCGGTCCCTCGGCCGCAAGACCGACCTGGTGATCGCGGGAACCGCGGACGCCGGAGGGTCTGCCGGTCCGCAGCCGGCCCGCGTGCGGGTCTCGCTGCTGAACGCGCGGATGCCCGCGGGGGCCGGACCGCCCACGCTCCAGGTCGAGGCGCTGGGCCTCCCCACCCCGCTGCTCGGGCTGCTCGGCCCGGCGGGGGCTCGCTCTGCCGAGACCCTGGGCCCGACGCTGGGCTTGAGCGTGGAGGCGGTGCAGACGCTGCCCGCGGACCGGCTCCGCCGCCGGCCGGAGGTCGTGGATCTGAAGATCGACGTGGCGTCGCGCGGCATGACCGGCCCGGTCCGGCTCCGCCTCTTGGAGGCGGGGCGGGCGGGTTCGCTCAGCACCCCCGAGCCGCTGCGGCTGAGGCTGGAACCCGCCGCGGTGGCGAGCCTCCTGCCGCAGATCGCGGCGGCGGGCGTGACGGTGGAGCGGGCGGTAAGCGCCGAGCTCGACCTGCGGGAGCTCCGCTGGAGCGCCCCGCCCGGGGCCCTGCCGCGAGCCGCCGGCCTCTCCCGCCGGGAGCTCTTCGACGCCTGGCTGCGCAACCTCGATCCGGCCCGCTCCGGCATGATGCTGGGCCTGCAGGTGCCCCGCGTCCGGCTGCGTGGCCCCGGCGGCGGGCTCGTCGACCTCGCCGACCTCACGCTGGAGGCCGACGCGCACCGCCTCGGCGGGCAGCCACGCCTCTTCGCCGACACCCGCGTCGTGCCCGCGGACGGCGGGACGACGGTGCTCGAGCCGGGCTCGGTCCGCGTCGAAGGATCCATCCTGGGGCTCGTCGACGACCGGCAGCGGGTGCGGCCCGCCGGGGCGGAGTACCTGCTGGAGGTCGTGGGGGACGCCCTCCCGGCCGCGACGCTCGACCGCGTGCTGGGCTTCGGCGACCGCCTGCCGCTGCTCCTGGGCCCGGTGCTTGCCCCCAGCCTCGTGCTCGATGCGTCTCCGGACCACCCGCTCCGCGTCCAGGCCGGCTTCGTCTCGGAGCACGCCCTCGTCGGGCTCAACGCCGAACGCCGCGACGATGCGTTCGTGCTCGGCGGGGACGGGCGTCTGCAGCTCGCGATCAGCCCCGCGGGTGCCGACGCCGTCCGCGGCCGGCTGCACCCTCTCACGCTGGACCTCGTCCGCGGCGTCCCGGGCGAGCCGCTGGTGCTCCTGCCCGCCGCGGGCGCACGGCTGCGGCCGGACGCGGGGTGGGCCGGGTGGCTGCCGCTGATCGACGGCGCCAGCGTCGCGGCGGGCGGGCTGGAGGTCCGCAGCGACGGCTGGCTGCTCGGCGGGGTGGAGCGGGCCGTGCGGCAGGTCGCCGCCGGCGAGGGCACGCTGCGCGGGGGATCGACCGTGCTGCGGGCAAGCCCGCTGACCCTCTCCCTCGACGGCGGGCAGCTTCGGCACGGGCCGCTGTGGCTCTCAGGGGAGGGCCTCGGCCTGGGGCTGCGGGGCGTCGCCCAAGCCGGTCCGGTGCGGGAGGGCCTGCCCGCGGTCGAGGCGTCGGCCATCCAGATGCGCCTCGCGCTGCCCGCCGCGTCCGTGCTCCGCCTCGCGCCCGAAGCCGCCCGCGGGGTGAGGCCGATCGACCTTTACGAGCTGCCGGTCGGCGGGTGGATCGGCAACCCGAGCGTGCAGGGCGAGCGTTTCGCGACCGATCTGCTGCTCTCCGTCGGCGACGCGGGCGGAGCCCGCGGGGCGATCATGAGCCGCTGGCTGGGCTCCCTGTCGGCGTGGGACCCGCCCCCGGCGGTGCGGCTGCTGATCGCGGAGGCCGCCGAGGCGGAGCGTCCGGCACCCGGCAACCACTCGGACGCTTCCTCCGCCCGGAGCAGCGACTAG